In a genomic window of Diabrotica undecimpunctata isolate CICGRU chromosome 2, icDiaUnde3, whole genome shotgun sequence:
- the LOC140433906 gene encoding general transcription factor II-I repeat domain-containing protein 2-like — protein MIFDDFTAKEELVKIIPLEGRTRGEDIFSSVQDYFISENIPLQKLVGITTDGAPAFTGVHNGFIALCRKDDTFPNCLTYHCIVHQQALCGKFLNADNVVKVVVKLVNQVRAHALQRRQFRTLIAEINLEYGELLLHTEIRWLSKGKIPSHFYELLQALIAFLKELRENYSTLEEPAWLRDFGFLTDVTEKLNELNLKLQEVIEKEVVNVQPYTGERHIEMLTRLRHEFDTRFSDFNKIEAVAQFVSYPYMPFDAESLSQTIEQHFSENRPETELDIVTLQNDLCLKSVAGKENFWCIVSKQKYPILVNVALKMGALFCSTYLCKSTFSNMKLIKNKYRSRLTDEHLDSCIRLGITNYQPDIKKL, from the exons ATGATATTCGATGATTTTACTGCTAAGGAAGAACTTGTTAAAATTATTCCTTTAGAAGGGCGGACTCGAGGTGAAGACATATTTTCTTCCGTTCAAGATTATTTTATCTCTGAAAACATTCCACTTCAGAAACTGGTTGGCATTACAACTGACGGAGCCCCAGCGTTTACTGGAGTGCATAACGGATTCATTGCCCTTTGCCGCAAAGATGACACGTTTCCAAATTGTTTAACATACCACTGCATCGTGCATCAGCAAGCACTTTGTGGTAAATTTTTAAATGCCGACAATGTTGTGAAAGTCGTTGTTAAACTTGTAAACCAAGTAAGAGCTCATGCTTTGCAGAGAAGACAGTTCCGAACTTTAATTGCAGAAATAAATCTAGAATACGGAGAATTGCTTCTGCATACAGAGATACGCTGGTTAAGCAAGGGGAAGATTCCTTCGCACTTTTATGAGCTTCTACAAGCTTTAATTGCTTTTCTTAAGGAGCTTAGAGAAAACTACTCAACATTAGAAGAACCCGCATGGTTGAGAGATTTTGGATTCTTGACCGATGTCACAGAAAAGCTGAATGAACTAAATTTGAAGCTTCAGG AAGTAATCGAAAAAGAAGTAGTTAACGTTCAACCTTACACAGGAGAGAGGCATATAGAAATGTTGACCAGACTGAGGCATGAATTCGATACCCGATTTAGTGACTTCAACAAAATTGAAGCGGTTGCTCAGTTTGTATCTTATCCGTACATGCCTTTCGATGCAGAAAGCTTATCCCAAACCATCGAACAGCATTTCAGCGAAAACAGACCAGAGACTGAATTAGATATAGTCACACTGCAGAATGATTTGTGTTTGAAGAGCGTTGCCGGAAAAGAAAATTTTTGGTGTATAGTGTCCAAACAGAAATACCCAATCCTAGTCAATGTAGCTTTAAAAATGGGTGCCTTGTTTTGTTCCACGTACCTTTGTAAATCAACGTTTTCAAACATGAAGTTgattaaaaacaaatacagaagCCGACTAACGGATGAACATTTGGACTCGTGTATTAGACTAGGAATAACAAACTACCAACCGGATATTAAAAAACTCTAA